In Gossypium raimondii isolate GPD5lz chromosome 12, ASM2569854v1, whole genome shotgun sequence, a single window of DNA contains:
- the LOC105765518 gene encoding uncharacterized protein LOC105765518, with protein sequence MDNKGCNKVQPVARKAKKKQVKDELDRIKQAEKKKRRLEKALATSAAIRSELEKKKQKKKEEQQRLDEDGAAIAEAVALHVLIGEDSGDSCEIMVNKDEGFNRWDWGRRARLPHQAHTTSQGWVANAYSGGCEWAEFGSSDWSFTYGACRRDLHAPWFEDRGWGNEELSAGLIAAQAVSALQITEDAEVVDTIVLDRMLRG encoded by the coding sequence ATGGATAACAAGGGATGCAATAAAGTGCAACCAGTAGCgagaaaagcaaaaaagaaacaGGTGAAGGATGAGTTGGATCGTATTAAACAGGCCGAGAAGAAAAAAAGGCGTTTGGAGAAAGCTCTTGCTACTTCTGCAGCCATCCGTTCCGAACTAGAGAAGaagaaacagaaaaagaaggaagaacAGCAAAGGCTTGATGAGGATGGTGCTGCAATTGCTGAGGCTGTTGCTTTGCATGTCCTGATTGGTGAAGACTCGGGGGATTCATGTGAGATTATGGTAAACAAGGATGAGGGGTTCAACCGTTGGGATTGGGGAAGGAGAGCTAGGCTTCCCCATCAGGCTCACACAACCTCTCAAGGGTGGGTCGCTAATGCGTATAGTGGTGGATGCGAGTGGGCTGAGTTTGGAAGCAGTGACTGGTCCTTCACGTATGGAGCTTGCAGAAGGGATCTACATGCACCATGGTTTGAGGATAGAGGCTGGGGAAATGAAGAACTTTCAGCTGGTCTTATAGCAGCACAGGCTGTATCAGCGCTGCAAATCACAGAGGACGCAGAAGTAGTAGACACCATCGTGCTTGACAGAATGTTGAGAGGCTAG
- the LOC105765520 gene encoding probable receptor-like protein kinase At5g24010, translated as MAKSSFFKTILSSSKLPSMATQSLYLFSLTLLSLLYLAKPFVPTNQFLLNCGSHANASLFNRVFVYDSANPSSVSLSADRSVSVTDRNPSPNSPILYRTARVFTAESSYKFIVKKNGTGTHFVRLHFSPFRARNFDLGSAKFNVVANGFLLVRGFSVSNTVLKEYILEIDGEFLEITFSPVSDSGFAFVNAIEVFTAPKDFIIDDGARLVNNNGIENYKNLTSQVLETVHRINVGGLKLTPFNDTLWRTWIPDDGFLVFKTAAKQAVTTHVPNYQTGGASPEIAPANVYMTAQQMNRDNLTLNGIFNVTWDFPVGSFGASYLVRLHFCDIVSPALNQLYFNVYINDYAAYRDLDLSMLTFHVLSSPVYLDFVVDSEDSGVIRVSVGPSDLSTPSRINAILNGAEIMRLVNVKGLHGESKKGNVWIFVGLVVGGFVIVCLGVAVVLLIFKCKKKKPKPPRRVESAGWTPLRVFGGSSYSRMSEGTATTSPGPNGSLRIPFVDIQASTNNFDKSLIIGMGGFGMVYKGVLKDNTKVAVKRGVPGSRQGLPEFQTEITVFSKIRHRHLVSLVGYCEEQSEMILVYEYMENGPLKNHLYGLKHPPLSWKQRLEICIGSARGLHYLHTGSAQGIIHRDIKSTNILLDENFEAKVADFGLSRSGPCLNETHVSTGVKGSFGYLDPEYFRRQQLTDKSDVYSFGVVLFEVLCARPAVDPLLAREQVNLAEWAMQWQKKGMLGKIIDPNLVGQIKPSCLKKYGETAEKCLADYGVDRPTMGDVLWNLEHALRLQESGPDEPCDAEDGNMNGMDHPTPSIITTSGNNDTEKDDPIGSLDLTTGQIFSQLMTKDGR; from the coding sequence ATGGCCAAATCCAGTTTCTTCAAAACCATTCTCTCTTCTTCTAAACTACCTTCAATGGCTACTCAAAGCCTTTACCTTTTCTCTTTAACTTTGCTTTCACTCCTTTATTTAGCTAAACCTTTCGTCCCCACAAACCAATTTCTCCTCAACTGTGGATCACACGCCAACGCTTCACTTTTCAACCGTGTCTTCGTCTACGATTCGGCTAATCCCAGTTCGGTTTCCCTCTCGGCGGACCGATCCGTTTCAGTAACCGACCGAAACCCATCTCCGAATTCACCCATTTTGTACCGTACGGCCCGAGTTTTCACCGCCGAGTCGAGTTACAAGTTCATCGTCAAGAAAAACGGGACGGGAACTCACTTTGTACGCCTACATTTCTCCCCGTTTCGAGCTCGAAATTTCGACTTGGGTTCTGCTAAGTTCAACGTTGTGGCTAATGGGTTCTTGCTAGTACGTGGTTTTAGTGTTTCCAATACggttttaaaagaatatattttgGAAATCGATGGTGAATTCCTTGAAATTACGTTTAGTCCTGTGAGTGATTCTGGGTTTGCTTTTGTTAATGCAATTGAAGTGTTTACAGCTCCTAAAGATTTCATAATCGATGATGGAGCTAGGTTGGTTAATAATAATGGGATTGAAAACTACAAGAACTTAACATCCCAAGTTTTAGAGACTGTTCATAGGATCAATGTTGGGGGATTAAAATTGACTCCTTTTAATGATACTTTGTGGAGAACTTGGATCCCTGATGATGGGTTCCTTGTGTTTAAAACAGCTGCGAAACAAGCTGTTACTACACATGTACCTAATTATCAAACTGGAGGTGCAAGCCCTGAAATAGCACCAGCTAATGTTTATATGACTGCACAGCAAATGAACAGAGATAATTTAACATTGAATGGTATATTCAATGTCACTTGGGATTTTCCAGTAGGTTCATTTGGTGCTTCATATTTGGTTAGGTTGCATTTTTGTGATATTGTTAGCCCTGCTCTTAATCAGCTCTACTTCAATGTGTATATCAATGATTATGCTGCTTATAGGGATTTGGATTTGTCGATGCTTACGTTTCATGTACTTTCTTCTCCAGtttatttagattttgttgTGGATTCGGAAGATTCCGGGGTCATACGTGTGAGTGTTGGACCTTCAGATTTGAGTACTCCTTCGAGAATTAATGCTATTCTAAATGGAGCAGAGATTATGAGGTTGGTGAATGTTAAAGGCTTGCATGGTGAGTCTAAGAAGGGAAACGTTTGGATTTTCGTGGGTCTCGTTGTTGGCGGGTTCGTTATCGTTTGTTTGGGTGTGGCTGTTGTTTTGCTTATATTTAAGTGCAAGAAGAAGAAACCGAAACCACCGAGACGTGTGGAAAGTGCTGGTTGGACACCGTTACGTGTTTTTGGGGGCAGTTCATATAGTAGAATGTCTGAAGGGACGGCTACTACGTCTCCGGGTCCTAATGGTAGCTTGAGAATCCCGTTTGTTGACATACAAGCATCAACTAACAATTTTGATAAGAGTTTGATTATTGGAATGGGTGGATTCGGTATGGTCTACAAAGGGGTACTTAAAGACAATACTAAGGTTGCTGTGAAGAGAGGTGTCCCGGGGTCAAGGCAGGGTCTTCCGGAGTTTCAGACTGAGATAACTGTTTTCTCAAAGATTCGTCACCGGCATCTTGTTTCACTCGTTGGATATTGTGAAGAACAGTCGGAAATGATACTGGTCTATGAGTACATGGAAAACGGACCATTGAAGAATCATTTATACGGTTTAAAACATCCTCCATTGTCTTGGAAGCAAAGACTTGAAATATGTATTGGCTCGGCTCGAGGTCTTCACTACCTTCATACTGGTTCAGCACAAGGTATCATTCACCGCGACATTAAATCTACCAATATATTGCTTGATGAGAATTTTGAGGCCAAGGTTGCTGACTTTGGTCTCTCGAGATCCGGTCCGTGTCTCAATGAAACACATGTAAGCACCGGAGTAAAGGGTAGCTTCGGTTATCTTGATCCCGAGTATTTCCGGAGACAGCAGCTTACTGATAAATCTGATGTTTATTCATTTGGGGTTGTGCTTTTTGAGGTACTTTGTGCTCGGCCCGCTGTTGACCCATTGCTTGCCAGGGAACAGGTGAACTTAGCTGAGTGGGCAATGCAGTGGCAGAAAAAAGGCATGCTCGGCAAAATCATCGACCCCAACCTCGTGGGACAAATAAAGCCTAGCTGTTTGAAGAAATATGGTGAAACAGCTGAGAAATGCTTGGCTGATTATGGTGTTGATAGACCGACTATGGGTGATGTCTTGTGGAATTTGGAGCATGCACTTCGGCTTCAAGAATCAGGGCCCGACGAACCATGTGATGCCGAAGACGGCAACATGAATGGAATGGATCATCCAACACCTAGCATTATTACTACATCCGGTAATAATGACACAGAGAAAGACGATCCGATTGGTAGTTTAGACTTAACGACAGGCCAAATATTTTCACAATTGATGACAAAGGATGGCAGATAG
- the LOC105765521 gene encoding proline--tRNA ligase, chloroplastic/mitochondrial yields the protein MVSSLRLPALTSLISPSFTRRSTVSLRRRLHLRLPLAAGFSAQSAASSPTETEDRVDSKKSGRVQDRGSTDRVITPRSQDFNAWYLDVIANAELADYGPVRGTMVIRPYGYAMWEAIQDYLNVKFKETGHSNMYFPQFIPYSFIEKEASHVEGFSPELALVTIGGGKELEEKLVVRPTSETIVNHMFTQWIHSYRDLPLMINQWANVTRWEMRTKPFVRTLEFLWQEGHTAHATLEEAEKEALQMIDVYTKFAYEQAAIPVIAGRKSKVETFAGADKTYTIEAMMGDRKALQAGTSHNLGQNFSRAFGTQFADENGLRQHVWQTSWAISTRFVGGIIMTHGDDAGLMLPPRIAPIQVVIVPIWKKVDEKTGVLDAASSVAETLKNAGLKVKLDDTDQRTPGWKFNFWEMKGVPLRIEIGPRDVSSGSVVISRRDIPGKQGKVFGISMEPSILEAYVKDRLDEIQSSLLQRAISFRDSNIVDVSSYEELKEAISLGKWARGPWSASDADELRIKEETGATIRCFPFEQPQGTKACLMTGKPADEVAIFAKSY from the exons ATGGTGTCGTCTCTAAGACTACCGGCGCTCACCTCCCTCATCTCTCCTTCCTTTACCCGCCGCTCCACGGTGTCTCTTCGGCGGCGTCTCCATCTCCGTCTGCCTCTGGCTGCTGGGTTCTCCGCCCAAAGCGCGGCTTCGAGTCCAACGGAAACCGAGGACCGAGTTGACAGTAAGAAGAGCGGCCGAGTCCAAGACCGGGGGAGTACTGACCGAGTCATCACGCCTCGGTCTCAGGACTTCAATGCTTGGTATCTTGATGTTATTGCTAATGCTGAGCTAGCTGATTATGGTCCCGTTCGTGGTACCATGGTTATTCGACCCTATGGTTACGCTATGTGGGAAGCAATTCAG GATTATTTGAATGTTAAATTCAAGGAGACTGGGCACAGTAACATGTACTTTCCAcag TTTATTCCATACTCATTTATAGAGAAAGAAGCTAGCCATGTTGAGGGATTTAGTCCTGAATTAGCTCTTGTTACGATTGGAGGAGGCAAGGAACTCGAAGAGAAACTTGTG GTTCGACCTACCAGTGAAACTATAGTAAATCATATGTTTACACAGTGGATTCACAGTTATCGTGATCTCCCTCTAATGATCAATCAG TGGGCAAATGTCACAAGATGGGAGATGCGGACGAAACCATTTGTAAGGACCCTTGAATTTCTTTGGCAGGAAGGTCACACAGCTCATGCCACACTGGAAGAGGCAGAAAAAGAG GCACTGCAAATGATTGATGTCTATACAAAGTTTGCTTATGAGCAAGCTGCAATACCTGTAATTGCAGGTAGAAAATCTAAAGTGGAAACATTTGCTGGTGCTGACAAAACCTATACAATAGAGGCTATGATGGGTGATCGCAAGGCCTTGCAAGCTGGAACCAGCCACAATCTTGGGCAAAACTTCTCCCGTGCTTTTGGGACACAG TTCGCTGATGAAAATGGACTAAGGCAACATGTGTGGCAAACATCTTGGGCAATCAGCACAAGGTTTGTTGGTGGTATTATAATGACCCATGGAGATGATGCCGGCCTGATGCTTCCTCCGAGAATTGCACCAATACAG GTGGTAATTGTACCTATTTGGAAGAAGGTTGATGAGAAAACAGGAGTTCTAGATGCTGCATCTTCTGTTGCAGAAACTCTGAAAAATGCTGGACTTAAGGTTAAACTTGATGACACAGATCAGAGAACACCAGGATGGAAGTTCAATTTCTGGGAGATGAAG GGAGTGCCTCTGAGGATTGAAATTGGTCCCCGTGATGTTTCGAGTGGGAGTGTTGTCATATCTAGAAGAGATATTCCTGGGAAGCAAGGGAAAGTTTTTGGAATATCAATGGAACCTTCAATATTGGAAGCTTATGTCAAAGACAGATTGGATGAGATCCAATCATCTCTTCTTCAGAGGGCAATATCTTTCCGGGACAG TAACATAGTGGATGTGAGCTCTTATGAAGAACTCAAAGAAGCAATATCTTTGGGCAAATGGGCTAGGGGTCCTTGGTCTGCTAG TGATGCAGATGAGTTACGGATAAAAGAAGAAACAGGGGCAACGATTCGCTGTTTCCCCTTCGAACAGCCTCAGGGGACCAAAGCATGCTTGATGACAGGCAAGCCTGCTGATGAAGTTGCCATTTTTGCAAAATCTTATTAA